The following proteins are encoded in a genomic region of Nitrospiraceae bacterium:
- a CDS encoding ImmA/IrrE family metallo-endopeptidase — protein MAMRIPSRVVLPFGYRISVRQLSDTEMDRRDSNADGIWDDEAKTIYLRKRLPVTRRRYLLAHELGHAWLDWQHSHLYNGKAKT, from the coding sequence ATGGCGATGCGAATTCCCTCTCGAGTGGTTTTACCCTTCGGCTACCGGATCTCAGTCCGTCAACTGTCGGACACGGAGATGGATCGACGTGATTCAAACGCAGACGGCATCTGGGACGATGAGGCCAAAACGATCTATCTCCGCAAGCGTCTTCCCGTCACCAGACGCCGTTATCTCCTCGCCCACGAACTGGGCCACGCCTGGTTGGACTGGCAGCACAGCCATCTGTACAACGGGAAAGCCAAGACCTGA
- a CDS encoding EVE domain-containing protein, with product MAQGRQYWLMKSEPNAFSIDDLVKSPKRTTCWDGVRNYQARNFMRSMAVGDQVLFYHSNADPPAVVGIAEVVRAAYPDDTQFDKSSSHFDPGSDPAKPRWDMVDIMHRQTFKTGVSLDRLKREPKLKGMGLLQKGSRLSVQPVTGAEWAVILKLAGE from the coding sequence ATGGCACAAGGCCGGCAGTATTGGCTCATGAAATCCGAACCAAACGCGTTTTCCATCGATGATCTCGTGAAATCCCCGAAGCGGACGACCTGTTGGGATGGAGTCAGAAATTATCAGGCCAGAAACTTTATGCGGTCCATGGCCGTAGGAGACCAGGTGCTCTTCTACCATAGCAATGCTGATCCACCTGCCGTCGTTGGAATCGCGGAAGTCGTACGAGCGGCCTATCCGGATGATACCCAATTCGACAAATCAAGTAGTCACTTTGACCCGGGCAGCGATCCGGCCAAGCCGCGCTGGGACATGGTCGACATCATGCATCGCCAAACGTTCAAAACCGGTGTTTCGCTCGATCGATTGAAACGTGAACCGAAACTGAAAGGCATGGGGCTCTTGCAGAAGGGGTCGCGTCTGTCAGTTCAACCCGTGACCGGGGCGGAGTGGGCCGTGATCCTCAAGTTGGCTGGTGAATGA
- a CDS encoding YdcF family protein: protein MELTPFLFGLYKFVKYGVYPLSWVVVLLGVTTLLSLFPPHPSRLKWIRRSSVTAFMLLVTVSSPLIANQLIGSLETWYSPPVIGSSDRYDAVVVLGGGIDKKGTLRPTAELTSYSRNRTTCGVDLYMRGYAPRLVLTGGDGSVFGSGPKEAPEMKRWAHRLGVPDDAIVTEEEARTTYENAIGTRRLLGQASILLVSSASHLPRATALFSKQGFRVTPVPCTYVAQNKPRDDWKDLNLFAFLPSDRALQYSQDAIAEVIGLAVYWLTGKI, encoded by the coding sequence ATGGAACTTACGCCATTCTTGTTCGGCCTCTACAAATTCGTCAAGTACGGAGTGTACCCGCTCAGCTGGGTGGTCGTACTTCTGGGGGTAACCACGTTGTTGTCCCTCTTCCCTCCTCATCCCTCACGTCTCAAATGGATCCGGAGAAGCAGTGTGACTGCGTTCATGCTGCTCGTCACCGTCTCGAGCCCTTTGATTGCCAACCAGCTGATCGGCTCCTTGGAAACCTGGTACTCGCCGCCGGTGATCGGTTCTTCCGATCGCTATGACGCCGTCGTTGTGCTCGGGGGAGGGATCGATAAAAAAGGGACGCTACGTCCCACCGCTGAACTCACCTCTTATTCTCGCAATCGGACGACGTGTGGCGTGGATTTGTACATGAGAGGTTATGCTCCCAGGCTTGTCCTGACAGGAGGCGACGGATCAGTATTCGGATCAGGTCCGAAAGAGGCCCCGGAAATGAAACGGTGGGCGCATCGTCTCGGTGTTCCCGACGATGCGATCGTAACCGAAGAAGAGGCGAGAACCACGTATGAAAATGCCATCGGCACAAGACGGCTGCTGGGGCAAGCGTCGATTCTCCTCGTCAGCTCAGCCAGTCATCTTCCCCGCGCCACCGCCCTCTTTTCGAAGCAGGGATTCCGCGTCACTCCAGTACCCTGTACCTATGTCGCGCAGAACAAACCTCGAGATGACTGGAAGGATCTGAATCTGTTCGCCTTCCTTCCGAGCGATCGCGCGTTACAATACAGCCAGGATGCGATCGCAGAGGTGATCGGACTCGCGGTCTACTGGCTGACGGGAAAGATCTAA
- a CDS encoding YkgJ family cysteine cluster protein has product MAERFDIVLNTPAGQLSSALDVPTGFVPITAIVPAMRRLGEEAERLEEHRAAEAGKAISCRMGCAACCRMLVPLSPPEAFALKEYVDNLPVDRRNLITRRLTETKQQLQEHGLLDQLSAVAEGTEARSDEDFEPLNRAYYSLRMPCPFLELEMCSIYEARPAACRELLVTSPAEWCQDLVRNPVQPLPVPIRMGSVLGLLWAELTDSVPRLIPLPVAMDWADRHQAENQPRWQGTTLLDRALDKVWRFLSQAFNVGQEVRGERQGVKKTSSL; this is encoded by the coding sequence ATGGCAGAACGGTTCGACATTGTGCTCAACACCCCGGCTGGACAGCTCTCGTCGGCACTCGACGTCCCGACCGGCTTCGTGCCGATCACGGCGATCGTTCCTGCCATGCGTCGGCTGGGAGAAGAAGCCGAGCGGCTCGAAGAGCACCGCGCCGCCGAGGCAGGCAAGGCCATTTCCTGTCGAATGGGATGCGCCGCCTGCTGCCGCATGCTGGTCCCTCTCTCGCCTCCTGAAGCGTTTGCGTTGAAGGAGTACGTCGACAATCTTCCCGTCGATCGTCGCAATCTCATCACCCGCCGCCTGACTGAGACGAAACAGCAGCTCCAGGAACATGGTCTATTGGATCAACTCTCCGCTGTGGCAGAGGGAACGGAGGCTCGCTCCGACGAAGATTTCGAGCCGTTGAATCGCGCCTATTACTCACTGCGGATGCCCTGTCCCTTTCTCGAACTGGAAATGTGTTCCATTTATGAGGCGAGGCCCGCCGCCTGCCGTGAGTTGCTCGTCACGTCGCCGGCAGAATGGTGCCAGGATCTGGTTCGTAATCCCGTTCAGCCGCTTCCGGTTCCCATCAGAATGGGATCAGTCTTGGGACTGCTTTGGGCAGAACTGACGGACTCCGTGCCGCGGCTCATTCCGCTCCCCGTCGCGATGGACTGGGCTGACCGGCATCAAGCGGAAAATCAACCGCGCTGGCAGGGCACGACGTTGCTCGATCGGGCACTGGATAAAGTCTGGCGGTTTTTGAGCCAGGCGTTTAACGTTGGGCAAGAGGTGCGAGGCGAGAGGCAAGGGGTGAAGAAAACATCTTCCCTCTAG
- the thrH gene encoding bifunctional phosphoserine phosphatase/homoserine phosphotransferase ThrH, with the protein MQKPVMVCLDLEGVLVPEIWIGVARKTGIDELKITTREMPDYDALMKRRLAILDQHKLTIADIQSVIEKMGPLEGAIDFIAWLRERCQLVVLSDTFYQFALPLMRQLGYPTLFCNQLEIDSQGRILAHHMRMQNQKKHSVAAFKSLNFHTLAAGDAYNDTAMLAEAHAGFFFRPPAHLPKEFPQFPVTQTYEELQEQFRRAGNLRA; encoded by the coding sequence ATGCAAAAGCCCGTGATGGTCTGTCTTGACCTGGAAGGCGTCTTAGTCCCCGAGATCTGGATCGGGGTCGCGCGCAAAACCGGCATCGATGAGCTAAAAATCACGACCAGGGAGATGCCGGACTACGACGCCTTGATGAAACGGCGGCTGGCGATCCTTGATCAACACAAGCTGACCATCGCCGACATCCAATCCGTGATCGAAAAGATGGGCCCCTTGGAAGGTGCGATTGATTTCATCGCCTGGCTACGTGAACGGTGTCAGCTGGTGGTCCTCTCGGACACCTTTTATCAGTTTGCGTTGCCGCTGATGCGCCAACTCGGGTATCCGACGCTCTTCTGCAATCAGCTCGAAATCGACAGCCAGGGCCGCATTCTGGCTCATCACATGCGGATGCAGAACCAGAAGAAACATTCCGTTGCCGCCTTCAAATCGCTCAACTTCCACACGCTCGCCGCCGGCGACGCCTACAACGACACGGCCATGCTTGCCGAAGCCCACGCCGGCTTCTTCTTCCGCCCGCCAGCCCACCTGCCGAAAGAGTTTCCGCAATTCCCCGTCACGCAGACGTATGAGGAGCTGCAAGAGCAGTTTCGTCGCGCGGGGAATCTGAGGGCGTAA
- a CDS encoding endonuclease domain-containing protein has product MPRAARGQAGHLDLKRRLRSDMTGPEKRLWSRLRARQLQGVKFRRQHGIGPYIVDFYCPERSLVIEVDGDSHADAEQSQKDQRRDRYLQSIGLSVVRYGNDDIMKNLDGVLEDLQKRLTLGSTPPAPPY; this is encoded by the coding sequence ATGCCCAGAGCCGCACGAGGACAAGCAGGCCATCTCGATCTCAAGCGCCGACTTCGTTCGGATATGACTGGTCCTGAGAAGCGACTGTGGTCGAGATTGCGGGCGCGGCAACTGCAGGGGGTCAAGTTCCGCCGGCAACATGGCATTGGTCCGTACATCGTGGACTTCTATTGTCCGGAACGGTCGCTTGTCATTGAAGTCGACGGCGACAGTCACGCCGATGCCGAACAGAGCCAGAAAGATCAACGTCGTGACCGGTATCTTCAGTCCATCGGTCTGAGTGTCGTTCGTTATGGGAACGATGACATCATGAAGAATCTCGACGGTGTACTCGAAGACCTGCAGAAGCGATTGACGTTAGGATCGACCCCCCCAGCCCCTCCTTATTAA
- a CDS encoding alginate export family protein, translated as MRRILRRTGWATSLATFFSAAMMAAGMSFVSAPAQAAFELPEGEKITNVPAIPRNIPQKEAYELYDPRIGKNFDLSKFWLRADLRVRPEWRNGVCFGGSGQTAYGACNAAVGSTANGTAPRPGSNAAAGNGIGANNSFVQQWVRLGVGYDLSPDVNFYTELIYSNDWGTSANPAVPGQSGGPALNNNCGQAQANGSAGCSLGVRAAYMLVRNLADVQGLSMKAGRQYLVFGAQSLFGHFDWANTGFSHDGVMFQYSTKPVDIWAGLFRESDQNIAQAASTGSFNNCAAGANAGCQSKNNSTVGIIYTQIKSVPGFIIEPHYFLYMNSENVTNGASACTAAGAGSLGCGASSASGDWIAKSNSQIRNTVGNRVEMRKGNFDFQDELEYQFGRMASGQFASNAMNMHINAWATRNWLGYTFYQSEYKPRIAVNFDYASGDGNANCNAPVAGTATNKVCTTANTFENLYPTNHIHMGYMDVQSWRNMLSPSANFQIRPTKNDHFEIWYTNLNLANSKDNWYRGSQTVYVFSKATNSNKHIGDEVDFTLTHMFADGKVAVQVDYSYLWIGDYIKNNLGNNSNQQWAYISLWTNF; from the coding sequence ATGAGACGTATTCTACGACGGACAGGGTGGGCCACCAGCCTGGCCACCTTCTTCAGCGCGGCCATGATGGCAGCGGGCATGTCATTCGTGAGCGCTCCGGCCCAAGCGGCCTTCGAATTGCCGGAAGGTGAGAAGATCACCAACGTGCCGGCGATCCCTCGGAACATCCCTCAGAAAGAAGCCTATGAACTGTACGATCCGCGAATCGGCAAGAACTTTGATCTCAGCAAATTCTGGCTGCGCGCGGACCTTCGCGTGAGACCGGAATGGAGAAACGGCGTCTGCTTCGGCGGATCCGGGCAAACAGCGTACGGGGCTTGTAACGCCGCCGTGGGAAGCACCGCCAACGGGACAGCGCCCAGGCCGGGCAGTAATGCAGCTGCCGGCAACGGGATTGGAGCGAACAACTCCTTCGTCCAACAGTGGGTCCGTCTGGGTGTCGGCTATGACCTCTCGCCAGATGTCAACTTCTACACCGAATTGATCTACTCCAACGATTGGGGTACGAGCGCCAATCCGGCAGTTCCTGGTCAGTCTGGGGGTCCCGCGCTGAACAACAACTGCGGGCAGGCTCAAGCGAACGGCTCAGCTGGGTGCTCCTTGGGTGTCAGGGCCGCCTATATGTTGGTCCGGAACCTGGCGGACGTCCAGGGTTTGAGCATGAAGGCGGGCCGCCAATATCTGGTCTTCGGCGCCCAATCCCTGTTCGGTCACTTCGACTGGGCCAACACCGGCTTCTCCCATGACGGAGTGATGTTCCAATACTCCACCAAGCCGGTCGACATCTGGGCAGGCTTGTTCCGCGAGTCGGACCAGAATATCGCCCAGGCTGCCTCGACCGGAAGTTTCAACAACTGCGCTGCTGGCGCAAACGCCGGCTGCCAATCCAAAAACAATTCCACCGTGGGTATCATCTATACCCAGATCAAGTCTGTGCCAGGGTTCATCATCGAGCCCCACTATTTTCTCTACATGAACAGCGAGAATGTGACGAACGGGGCATCGGCTTGTACTGCCGCTGGCGCCGGGTCCCTCGGCTGCGGTGCTTCATCAGCCTCCGGCGACTGGATCGCGAAATCAAACTCGCAGATTCGCAACACGGTCGGCAACCGGGTCGAGATGCGGAAGGGCAACTTCGACTTCCAGGACGAATTGGAGTACCAATTCGGCCGGATGGCGTCCGGTCAGTTCGCCTCGAACGCCATGAATATGCACATCAATGCCTGGGCGACCAGAAATTGGCTCGGCTATACGTTCTACCAGAGTGAATACAAGCCGAGAATCGCGGTCAACTTCGACTATGCCTCGGGCGACGGTAATGCAAACTGTAACGCCCCCGTAGCCGGAACCGCGACGAACAAAGTCTGCACCACAGCCAACACCTTTGAAAACCTCTATCCCACAAATCACATCCATATGGGCTATATGGACGTGCAATCGTGGAGGAACATGTTGAGCCCGTCGGCCAATTTCCAGATCCGGCCGACCAAGAACGACCACTTCGAGATCTGGTACACGAACCTCAACCTGGCCAATTCAAAAGACAACTGGTACCGGGGTTCTCAGACTGTGTATGTCTTCTCGAAGGCAACCAACTCGAACAAACATATCGGCGACGAAGTGGACTTCACGTTGACCCATATGTTCGCCGATGGCAAAGTCGCGGTTCAGGTCGATTACAGCTATCTGTGGATCGGCGACTACATCAAGAACAACCTGGGGAACAATTCGAACCAGCAGTGGGCGTACATCTCACTCTGGACGAATTTCTAA
- a CDS encoding twin-arginine translocase TatA/TatE family subunit, with translation MFGLGAGEILIILVIAFLLFGPKQLPEVGRQVGKAVKGFKETAEDLRKSVEPELNMLEQEVKMVEQDFQASMKEAEEQIAASTSLEEKTGGSTGETKQV, from the coding sequence ATGTTTGGATTGGGTGCCGGCGAGATTCTCATCATCTTAGTGATCGCCTTTTTACTGTTCGGCCCCAAGCAGTTGCCTGAAGTCGGCCGCCAGGTCGGCAAAGCGGTCAAGGGATTTAAGGAAACGGCGGAGGACCTGCGGAAATCGGTGGAGCCGGAGCTGAACATGCTCGAGCAGGAAGTCAAAATGGTCGAGCAGGACTTCCAAGCGTCGATGAAGGAAGCGGAAGAACAGATTGCCGCGTCCACATCGCTGGAGGAGAAGACCGGCGGCTCGACAGGAGAGACGAAGCAGGTATGA
- the tatA gene encoding twin-arginine translocase TatA/TatE family subunit, with protein sequence MFGSFGWMELLLILIIVLIIFGAGKIPQLGEGLGKAIKGFKKSVNEPDAIDVTPPAAEQQTAQIAQTHTAPPPAAPVEQGQQTKQG encoded by the coding sequence ATGTTTGGCTCATTCGGGTGGATGGAGCTGCTCCTGATCTTGATCATCGTCTTGATCATTTTCGGGGCGGGGAAAATCCCACAGTTGGGCGAAGGGCTGGGGAAAGCCATCAAGGGCTTCAAAAAGAGTGTCAACGAACCGGACGCCATCGACGTCACGCCTCCCGCTGCGGAACAACAGACGGCGCAGATCGCACAGACTCACACAGCTCCACCTCCCGCGGCTCCAGTGGAACAAGGACAGCAGACCAAGCAGGGATAA
- a CDS encoding SAM-dependent methyltransferase: MMLQDADALPQLIGDYKPVDQWQVHINWLFYRFRGDQVRKFYQTFASADYRLAHALAADYYDRVGKRDRARGTRREARGNTQESTPRPSPLASSLVVHEWGPGNGNLAACFLSHLKTLDKDGTIYPRLQYVLVDWEPAVLEAILSRPDLASHRDHIQTLQAHVDRLETVADGTVDRIICNELWNDLPTKLMSRHGSEIEEEFLRPNISEKLLPKIHDWSAFVRAFDARDAETLKAFPPFFDDLVWEKEHRTVEWKDVPFRKTITEFLKKIDEQVLVPVNIGACATVKEAKRILAPDAVGLSSFDAGTADMKVLNDPEKPCYGQFGGQYSFMVNFALIESAARQLGTGAVTVESQREFIGRSLNTNVVTLMDLLATHPSAGSKLEPWEQDRLILNTIQALNQTYESPYERKLDFPIREDMPSEERNTLRALVGSLKPTGVPDTVAYLTEEELTRASHDLEDIGYDPQTFLVALTAPPGPVDYCHCFIQSRPSD; this comes from the coding sequence ATGATGTTGCAAGACGCAGACGCGTTACCCCAGCTCATCGGCGACTATAAGCCGGTCGATCAGTGGCAAGTCCATATCAATTGGCTCTTTTATCGATTCCGCGGCGACCAAGTCCGAAAATTTTATCAAACGTTTGCCTCGGCCGACTATCGACTCGCCCACGCTCTCGCGGCGGATTACTACGATCGCGTTGGCAAACGCGATCGGGCACGAGGCACGAGGCGAGAGGCTAGAGGCAACACACAAGAATCAACCCCTCGCCCCTCGCCCCTCGCCTCTAGCCTAGTGGTACACGAGTGGGGACCCGGCAACGGCAACCTGGCGGCCTGCTTTCTGAGTCACCTCAAAACGCTGGATAAAGACGGAACGATCTACCCACGCCTTCAATACGTGTTGGTCGATTGGGAGCCGGCGGTGCTGGAAGCAATCCTGTCCCGCCCGGACCTGGCTTCCCATCGTGACCACATCCAAACTCTGCAGGCCCATGTCGATCGGTTGGAGACGGTGGCCGACGGGACCGTCGACCGGATCATCTGCAACGAACTCTGGAACGATCTGCCGACAAAATTGATGTCACGCCACGGCAGCGAGATCGAGGAGGAATTCCTCCGGCCCAACATCAGCGAGAAGCTCCTCCCGAAGATTCATGACTGGTCGGCCTTCGTGCGTGCCTTTGACGCCAGGGATGCGGAGACACTCAAGGCCTTCCCGCCGTTTTTCGACGACCTCGTGTGGGAAAAGGAACATCGGACGGTCGAGTGGAAGGACGTGCCGTTCCGGAAGACCATCACGGAATTTCTGAAGAAGATCGACGAGCAAGTCCTCGTGCCGGTGAATATCGGGGCCTGTGCCACAGTCAAAGAAGCGAAACGGATCCTGGCGCCGGACGCAGTGGGGCTGAGCAGTTTCGACGCCGGCACAGCGGACATGAAAGTCCTCAACGACCCGGAAAAGCCCTGTTACGGCCAGTTCGGCGGGCAGTATAGTTTCATGGTGAACTTCGCCCTCATTGAATCCGCGGCGAGGCAGCTGGGCACAGGAGCAGTGACGGTCGAGAGTCAGCGCGAGTTCATCGGGCGCAGCCTGAACACCAACGTCGTTACCCTGATGGATTTATTGGCGACCCATCCGTCGGCCGGATCCAAGCTGGAGCCCTGGGAACAGGACCGCTTGATCCTCAACACGATTCAAGCCTTGAACCAAACGTACGAAAGCCCCTACGAGCGCAAATTGGATTTCCCGATTCGAGAAGACATGCCGAGCGAAGAACGCAACACGCTCCGGGCCCTCGTCGGATCGTTGAAGCCGACCGGCGTGCCGGACACCGTTGCCTACCTGACGGAAGAGGAACTCACGCGCGCGTCACACGACCTCGAAGACATCGGGTACGATCCACAGACATTTTTAGTGGCGCTCACGGCTCCACCAGGCCCTGTGGATTACTGTCACTGTTTTATTCAGTCTCGTCCCTCCGACTAG
- a CDS encoding glycosyltransferase family 2 protein — MTVPSRPWASVVIPIKDERDNLVPLTEQLLKVMGAREESRAAAFEILYVDDGSSDGSSDVLDRLAAQNPEVKVLHFDRNYGQSAAFDAGFRHSTGAAVITMDGDLQNDPADIATLLPLLQTHDLVCGWRINRHDNLVRKISSRVANAVRSAVTGDRVRDTGCSLKIFRRAVVDRLQLFNGMHRFFPALALMHGFTVTEVPVRHYPRAHGVSKYGVGNRLFKGIYDLIAVRWMQARVLRYGIRNGEGRGARG; from the coding sequence ATGACCGTGCCATCCCGTCCATGGGCTTCCGTCGTCATCCCCATCAAGGATGAACGAGACAACCTGGTGCCGCTGACCGAACAACTGCTGAAGGTCATGGGTGCTCGTGAAGAATCGCGCGCAGCGGCGTTCGAAATTCTCTATGTGGACGATGGGAGCTCCGATGGCAGCAGCGACGTGCTGGACCGGCTCGCCGCTCAAAATCCCGAAGTCAAAGTCCTCCACTTCGATCGGAACTACGGCCAATCCGCTGCCTTCGACGCGGGTTTCCGGCACTCCACTGGGGCTGCCGTGATCACGATGGACGGAGATTTGCAGAACGACCCGGCTGACATCGCGACATTGTTGCCTCTGCTCCAAACACATGACCTGGTTTGTGGTTGGCGCATTAATCGACATGACAACCTGGTCCGGAAAATCTCTTCGCGCGTGGCCAACGCCGTGCGAAGCGCTGTCACGGGTGATCGCGTCCGTGACACTGGGTGCTCGTTGAAAATCTTCCGCCGGGCGGTCGTGGATCGACTCCAATTGTTCAACGGGATGCACCGATTTTTCCCCGCGCTCGCGCTCATGCACGGATTCACTGTGACGGAAGTTCCGGTACGCCACTATCCACGGGCGCACGGTGTGTCGAAGTACGGTGTGGGCAATCGGTTGTTCAAGGGAATTTACGATTTGATTGCAGTCCGGTGGATGCAGGCGAGAGTATTGCGGTATGGTATTAGAAATGGCGAGGGGCGAGGGGCGAGGGGCTAG
- a CDS encoding four helix bundle protein, producing MGHKGFQDLTVWRKAKDLAVMIYRMSNGDLEGLDFGLKNQMRRSTVSVASNLAEGDERDTDRESIRYFYIAKGSVAELRTQLQIAHESGYLNKTIYETFEKEYDTLGKRIGKLIQARRKSTRH from the coding sequence GTGGGACACAAGGGCTTCCAGGATCTCACTGTCTGGCGGAAAGCGAAGGATCTTGCTGTGATGATTTACAGAATGTCCAACGGTGATCTGGAAGGGTTGGATTTCGGACTTAAAAACCAAATGCGGCGCAGTACGGTCAGCGTTGCGAGCAACTTAGCCGAAGGAGATGAACGAGATACCGACAGGGAATCGATCAGGTATTTCTATATCGCAAAAGGTTCGGTCGCGGAATTGCGCACACAGCTTCAAATCGCCCATGAATCAGGTTATCTGAATAAGACAATCTATGAGACGTTCGAAAAAGAATACGACACTCTGGGGAAAAGAATTGGCAAGCTCATTCAGGCGAGGCGTAAATCCACGCGCCACTAG
- a CDS encoding lipid-A-disaccharide synthase N-terminal domain-containing protein: MTTTEIIWVGIGFLGQGLFFGRWIIQWVASERKAESRVPVAFWYMSLIGGLITLAYAIYRRDPVFIAGQSIGAIVYIRNLILIARTSQAKNMASPSSLRA; encoded by the coding sequence ATGACAACAACAGAAATCATCTGGGTGGGCATCGGTTTTCTGGGGCAAGGCCTCTTCTTTGGCCGGTGGATCATCCAGTGGGTCGCATCGGAGCGGAAGGCTGAAAGCCGCGTGCCGGTGGCGTTTTGGTACATGAGTCTGATCGGCGGACTCATTACGCTCGCCTATGCGATCTACCGGCGAGACCCTGTGTTCATCGCGGGTCAGAGCATCGGCGCGATCGTTTACATCCGCAATCTCATCCTTATTGCTCGAACAAGTCAGGCCAAAAACATGGCGAGCCCTTCGTCTCTCCGGGCATGA
- a CDS encoding glycosyltransferase family 39 protein — MTLARTPNQALLILALLALSGLLFFVGLGDMGLTDRDEGRNAEAGREMFESGDRLTPTFNYELRVAKPVFLYWLMDVSYRLFGVDEFAARFPSALFGVGLILLQYCFLAYVQDRTVALFGALMLLLNIEILGLGRMALTDSVLIFFTTASLYGFWLGLHGEGSARRWIWVFYIGMALATLTKGPVGFVVPLIATSLYLIWTRRWQEYWRNGVPLAGTLVFLLLALPWYVAMFMVHGDAYASGARANTIGRFLSPMEGHHFTIFFYIPVLLFGFFPWSGLLPVAMFHAWKTWREARGTKQDLTPRLSPLASRLPASRELEWFAALWVVGIFIFFTASSTRLPHYIGPLFPAAAILTACFWSRCLRDPTTPGIRASIHITTGLGYLLAISFASLPTLYAKFSSKLVKEFPLAGQIDVGSVPYVIAVVLLIGMAFVSYLGVNEERRGGAFWAAGASFACMALIVIVIAIPGLNQYFIAPPQVLAYAAGVNLGPSDRLIAFGMTRPSTAFYAQRKVVYFEQNEQAALGTSLAQPGRTMILLPESFLSSLPREAQSYQPILKRFGYVLLSNEGMVKIPEGSMPPLPPPIPGHGR; from the coding sequence ATGACTCTGGCTCGCACCCCAAACCAGGCTCTGCTCATCCTTGCACTCCTCGCGCTGTCGGGATTGTTGTTTTTCGTGGGACTCGGCGACATGGGCTTGACGGATCGGGACGAAGGTCGAAACGCCGAAGCTGGTCGAGAAATGTTTGAGAGTGGAGACCGCCTGACCCCCACATTCAACTACGAACTACGCGTCGCGAAGCCCGTGTTTCTCTATTGGTTGATGGATGTGTCTTATCGGCTGTTCGGCGTTGATGAATTCGCCGCCCGATTTCCTTCGGCGTTGTTTGGAGTTGGTCTGATCCTCCTGCAGTATTGCTTTCTGGCGTATGTGCAGGACCGAACGGTCGCTCTCTTCGGCGCGCTGATGCTCCTGCTCAACATCGAGATTCTCGGGCTCGGACGCATGGCGTTGACCGACAGTGTCCTGATCTTCTTCACCACCGCCTCGCTCTACGGTTTTTGGCTGGGTCTTCACGGAGAGGGGTCGGCGCGCCGATGGATCTGGGTCTTTTACATCGGGATGGCACTGGCGACGCTGACGAAGGGACCGGTCGGATTTGTCGTGCCCTTGATCGCTACCTCGCTTTATCTCATCTGGACCCGCCGCTGGCAGGAGTATTGGCGGAACGGCGTCCCTCTCGCAGGCACACTCGTGTTCCTCTTGCTCGCCCTGCCCTGGTATGTCGCGATGTTCATGGTTCACGGGGATGCCTACGCGTCCGGCGCGAGAGCCAACACGATCGGCCGGTTCTTGAGCCCGATGGAAGGGCACCACTTCACGATCTTCTTTTATATCCCGGTCCTGCTCTTTGGTTTCTTCCCCTGGAGTGGATTGCTGCCGGTCGCTATGTTTCACGCGTGGAAGACCTGGCGCGAGGCGAGAGGTACCAAACAAGATCTTACCCCTCGCCTCTCGCCCCTCGCCTCTCGCCTTCCGGCTTCACGGGAATTGGAATGGTTTGCCGCCTTGTGGGTTGTCGGGATCTTTATCTTTTTTACAGCGTCTTCGACCAGGCTTCCCCACTATATCGGCCCGTTGTTTCCCGCCGCCGCCATCCTCACGGCCTGCTTCTGGTCGCGATGCCTTCGTGATCCGACCACACCAGGAATTCGCGCCTCCATTCACATCACCACCGGGCTTGGGTATCTCCTTGCCATCAGCTTCGCGAGCCTTCCGACGCTGTATGCGAAGTTCTCCTCAAAACTGGTCAAGGAGTTTCCCCTGGCCGGACAGATCGACGTCGGCAGTGTCCCCTATGTGATCGCCGTGGTGTTGCTCATCGGAATGGCGTTCGTGAGTTATTTAGGCGTGAATGAGGAACGTCGAGGCGGAGCCTTCTGGGCTGCGGGCGCGTCGTTTGCCTGTATGGCCCTGATCGTCATCGTGATAGCGATTCCAGGGCTCAATCAATATTTCATTGCCCCGCCGCAGGTCCTCGCCTACGCGGCCGGCGTGAACCTTGGTCCATCGGACCGTCTGATCGCCTTCGGCATGACAAGGCCGTCCACCGCGTTTTATGCCCAGCGCAAGGTGGTGTATTTTGAACAGAATGAACAAGCGGCCCTCGGCACCTCGCTCGCGCAACCGGGGCGCACGATGATTCTTCTTCCCGAATCGTTTTTGTCGAGTCTCCCCCGTGAGGCACAAAGTTATCAACCGATTCTGAAGCGATTCGGCTACGTCCTGTTGTCCAATGAAGGGATGGTAAAGATTCCCGAAGGGAGTATGCCGCCCCTACCGCCGCCCATTCCTGGGCATGGGCGGTGA